A single Brevundimonas sp. SL130 DNA region contains:
- a CDS encoding S-type pyocin family protein: MISQEWLRAAALGLMVAGLAACDNASAVQTRDRTAEAAPIGLAMTATEVSDGSAATEAKPVLTTGRRETVDAKIARLYARNGADFDAASAEDYLDKVTAFTAKPPRDVETVKRPNGDTLIYQASTNTFAVVARNGAPRTMFKPTTGADYWAEQKSAAPSFGQRRQSTQDDG; the protein is encoded by the coding sequence ATGATTTCACAGGAATGGCTCAGGGCGGCCGCGCTCGGGCTGATGGTGGCCGGGCTGGCGGCCTGCGACAACGCCTCGGCGGTCCAGACGCGGGACCGGACGGCCGAGGCCGCGCCCATCGGCCTGGCCATGACCGCGACGGAGGTCTCGGACGGCTCGGCCGCGACCGAGGCCAAGCCGGTCCTGACCACCGGCCGACGCGAGACCGTCGACGCCAAGATCGCCCGCCTCTATGCGCGCAACGGGGCCGACTTCGACGCCGCCTCGGCCGAGGACTATCTGGACAAGGTCACAGCCTTCACCGCCAAGCCGCCGCGCGACGTCGAGACGGTGAAACGACCCAATGGCGACACCCTGATCTATCAGGCCTCGACCAACACCTTCGCCGTCGTGGCCCGCAACGGCGCGCCCCGCACCATGTTCAAGCCGACCACGGGCGCCGACTACTGGGCCGAACAGAAGAGCGCGGCCCCCAGCTTCGGCCAGAGGCGGCAATCGACGCAGGACGACGGCTGA
- the dapB gene encoding 4-hydroxy-tetrahydrodipicolinate reductase yields the protein MSAIFHAGISGYRGRMGRAVSQVLDAREDVVVAARFDWGETADISLCDVIIDFSTPDASLALAQGAAERGGPALVIGSTGFTPDQEAELMKAAEKIAIVKSGNFSLGVNILIGLVQHAAQRLDAQDWDIEITEAHHRRKVDSPSGTALMLGEAAAEGRFTDLSEIRSKPYDGVQGERESGKIGFSSIRAGGIIGEHTVLFASEDEVLTLSHSAIDRSLFAKGAVAAAAWVRTRRPGLYDMQDVLGFRQA from the coding sequence TTGAGCGCCATCTTCCACGCCGGCATCTCCGGCTATCGCGGCCGGATGGGTCGTGCGGTGTCCCAGGTTCTGGACGCGCGCGAGGACGTGGTCGTGGCCGCCCGCTTCGACTGGGGCGAGACGGCCGACATTTCGCTGTGCGACGTGATCATCGACTTTTCGACGCCCGACGCCTCGCTGGCCCTGGCCCAGGGCGCGGCCGAACGCGGCGGACCGGCCCTGGTCATCGGCTCCACCGGCTTCACGCCGGATCAGGAGGCCGAGCTGATGAAGGCCGCCGAAAAGATCGCCATCGTCAAGAGCGGCAACTTCTCGCTGGGCGTAAACATCCTGATCGGCCTGGTCCAGCACGCGGCCCAGCGTCTGGACGCCCAGGACTGGGACATCGAGATCACCGAGGCCCATCATCGCCGCAAGGTGGATTCCCCGTCAGGCACCGCCCTGATGCTGGGCGAGGCCGCCGCCGAGGGCCGGTTCACCGACCTGTCCGAGATCCGCTCCAAACCCTATGACGGGGTTCAGGGCGAGCGCGAGAGCGGCAAGATCGGCTTCTCCTCGATCCGCGCGGGCGGCATCATCGGCGAGCATACGGTCCTGTTCGCCTCCGAGGATGAGGTCCTGACCCTCAGCCACTCGGCCATCGACCGCTCCCTGTTCGCCAAGGGCGCCGTCGCCGCCGCCGCCTGGGTCCGCACGCGCCGCCCCGGCCTGTACGACATGCAGGACGTGCTGGGCTTCAGGCAGGCCTGA
- a CDS encoding PilZ domain-containing protein has product MFGSKPVSPADRRGETRTSVNARGVVCAPGVETACIIVDLSGTGLRLRLDRGATLPSEVVVVNVAEAVAYLATVVWQKGQEAGLKQTGAKSLRGLAPARLIGARDAWLRAGGR; this is encoded by the coding sequence ATGTTCGGATCCAAGCCCGTCTCTCCGGCCGATCGGCGCGGCGAAACCCGTACATCCGTCAATGCGCGCGGCGTGGTCTGTGCGCCGGGGGTTGAGACCGCCTGTATCATCGTCGATCTGTCGGGGACCGGCCTGCGGCTGAGGCTGGACCGGGGCGCGACCCTGCCGTCCGAGGTGGTGGTGGTGAATGTCGCCGAAGCCGTGGCCTATCTGGCGACCGTCGTCTGGCAGAAGGGACAGGAGGCGGGGCTGAAACAGACCGGCGCCAAGTCTCTGCGCGGCCTGGCGCCCGCCCGGCTGATCGGCGCGCGCGACGCCTGGCTGCGGGCCGGGGGGCGTTAG
- the dnaJ gene encoding molecular chaperone DnaJ, translated as MARDYYEILGVERTIDAPGLKSAYRKLAMIHHPDRNGGSEESMAQFKEISEAYTVLSDDQKRAAYDRFGHAGVNGGGGGGFGQGQQGFSDINDIFSQVFGDAFGDAFGGRQGRGQQGGPRRGSDLRYDLEISLEQAYKGAEVEINIPATLTCETCEGSGAKPGTKPVTCTTCNGAGRVRQANGFFQVERTCPRCHGAGQMIADPCTTCHGHGQVRKTRTLNLKIPAGVDDGSRIRLTGEGDAGQRGGPRGDLYVFLSVTPHDLFERDNLDLLVTVPVPMTVAALGGEIEAPCLVSEACDGKCRAAVAVPAGAQTGKTVRIKGKGMPHLNGRARGDLVVELFVETPTDLTPRQKELLQELALSFGEGQNPRNSSFAGKAKRFWADILGNQDADGSKENAA; from the coding sequence ATGGCGCGTGATTATTACGAAATTCTGGGCGTCGAACGTACGATCGACGCACCCGGCCTGAAATCGGCCTATCGCAAACTGGCCATGATCCACCATCCGGACCGCAACGGCGGCTCGGAAGAGTCGATGGCCCAGTTCAAGGAAATCTCCGAGGCCTATACGGTCCTGTCGGACGATCAAAAGCGCGCGGCCTACGACCGGTTCGGCCATGCCGGCGTGAACGGCGGCGGCGGCGGCGGATTCGGCCAGGGCCAGCAGGGCTTCTCGGACATCAACGACATCTTTTCCCAGGTGTTCGGCGACGCCTTCGGGGATGCGTTCGGCGGGCGTCAGGGCCGGGGCCAGCAGGGCGGACCGCGCCGCGGCTCGGACCTGCGCTATGATCTCGAGATCAGCCTCGAACAGGCCTACAAGGGCGCCGAGGTCGAGATCAACATTCCCGCCACCCTGACCTGCGAGACCTGCGAAGGCTCGGGGGCCAAGCCGGGCACCAAGCCCGTCACCTGCACCACCTGCAACGGCGCCGGCCGCGTGCGCCAGGCCAACGGCTTCTTCCAGGTCGAGCGCACCTGCCCCCGCTGCCACGGCGCGGGCCAGATGATCGCCGACCCCTGCACCACCTGTCACGGCCACGGCCAGGTGCGAAAGACCCGCACCCTGAATCTGAAGATCCCGGCCGGCGTCGACGACGGTTCGCGCATCCGCCTGACGGGCGAAGGCGACGCCGGCCAGCGCGGCGGCCCGCGCGGCGACCTGTATGTCTTCCTGTCGGTGACGCCGCACGACCTGTTCGAGCGCGACAACCTGGACCTGCTGGTCACCGTGCCGGTTCCCATGACCGTCGCGGCCCTGGGCGGCGAGATCGAGGCCCCCTGCCTGGTGTCCGAAGCCTGTGACGGCAAATGCAGAGCCGCCGTCGCCGTGCCGGCCGGGGCCCAGACGGGCAAGACCGTCCGCATCAAGGGCAAGGGCATGCCCCATCTGAACGGCCGCGCGCGCGGCGATCTGGTGGTCGAACTGTTCGTCGAGACCCCCACCGACCTGACCCCGCGCCAGAAGGAATTGCTGCAAGAGCTTGCCCTGTCGTTCGGCGAGGGGCAGAACCCACGCAATTCCAGCTTCGCCGGAAAAGCGAAGCGCTTCTGGGCCGACATCCTGGGCAATCAGGATGCGGACGGGTCGAAAGAGAACGCGGCTTGA
- a CDS encoding DUF4019 domain-containing protein, producing MNEALESLSEREKETLRLLARGHDAKSVARHLDLSVHSVNERLRSARNKLGLSSSRAAARRLVEAEAGGASEAHVARPEFLGDKELGEDLAAEGVRLVASPQSRRVTSSARWIIGGLAVMLSLAVAALIFTHAAPPAGAPTNLPPPAASPVQAAEPGEGGEAALAWISLLDRAQWADSWNAAGGLFQAQVGQADWAATVASVRGTVGPVVTRTQTSVAPSTTLPGLPAGEYQVIQYRTAFRDKADSVETAVLMRERGTWKVIGYFIR from the coding sequence ATGAACGAGGCGCTGGAGTCCCTGAGTGAGCGGGAGAAGGAGACCCTGCGGCTTCTGGCCCGAGGCCATGACGCCAAGTCCGTCGCCCGCCACCTGGATCTGTCCGTTCATTCAGTGAACGAACGGCTGCGCTCGGCGCGGAACAAGCTGGGGCTGTCGAGCAGCCGGGCCGCAGCAAGGCGTCTTGTGGAAGCCGAGGCGGGCGGTGCGTCGGAGGCCCATGTGGCGAGACCCGAATTTCTTGGGGACAAGGAATTGGGGGAAGACCTCGCGGCCGAGGGTGTCAGACTTGTCGCTTCACCGCAAAGCCGTCGGGTGACGTCATCTGCCCGTTGGATCATAGGAGGACTCGCCGTCATGCTGTCGCTCGCCGTCGCCGCTCTGATCTTCACCCACGCCGCCCCGCCCGCAGGGGCGCCGACGAATTTGCCGCCTCCTGCCGCTTCGCCTGTCCAAGCGGCTGAGCCCGGCGAGGGGGGCGAGGCAGCCCTGGCCTGGATCTCCCTGCTGGACCGGGCGCAGTGGGCCGATAGCTGGAATGCGGCCGGGGGCCTGTTCCAGGCGCAGGTGGGGCAGGCGGACTGGGCGGCGACCGTGGCTTCGGTGCGCGGCACGGTCGGGCCCGTCGTCACTCGGACCCAGACCAGCGTGGCCCCGTCCACCACCCTTCCGGGTCTGCCTGCCGGGGAGTATCAGGTCATTCAGTATCGGACGGCGTTTCGCGACAAGGCCGATTCCGTCGAGACTGCAGTCCTGATGCGCGAGCGCGGGACCTGGAAGGTGATCGGATATTTTATCCGCTGA
- a CDS encoding haloacid dehalogenase-like hydrolase, with translation MSDAPTGAKPLLKTALIYDFDGTLARGNMQEVSFIPSVGMGIGAFWEEAERLTKDADGDGILMYMQLMLHHARQNGTPVTRETLRKHGEAVALFEGLKDLSWFDRMNAFGARYGLEIEHYIVSAGLEEMIDGTPIRPALNHVFASHYVYDDKGEAAWPAVGVNYTTKTQYLFRINKGVKNHWEHERINHFIPDDQRPVPFERMIFIGDGDTDVPTMKMMHTKGGFSIAVYDPRSNEKDQKKVYSLISEDRVNFVAAADYREGSALDLIVKGLVGRIAINAGAMPAGMEA, from the coding sequence ATGTCCGACGCCCCCACTGGCGCAAAGCCGCTGCTGAAGACCGCCCTGATCTATGATTTCGACGGCACCCTGGCGCGCGGCAATATGCAGGAGGTCAGTTTCATCCCCTCCGTGGGCATGGGAATCGGCGCCTTCTGGGAAGAGGCCGAGCGGCTGACCAAGGACGCCGATGGCGACGGCATCCTGATGTATATGCAACTGATGCTCCACCACGCGCGCCAGAACGGGACGCCCGTGACGCGCGAGACCCTGCGAAAGCACGGCGAGGCGGTGGCCCTGTTCGAAGGCCTAAAGGACCTCAGCTGGTTCGACCGGATGAACGCCTTCGGCGCCCGATATGGGCTGGAGATCGAACACTATATCGTCTCGGCCGGCCTGGAGGAGATGATCGACGGCACGCCGATCCGCCCCGCCCTGAACCACGTCTTCGCCTCCCACTATGTCTATGACGACAAGGGCGAGGCGGCCTGGCCCGCCGTCGGCGTCAACTACACCACCAAGACCCAGTATCTGTTCCGCATCAACAAGGGGGTGAAGAACCACTGGGAGCATGAGCGGATCAACCACTTCATCCCCGACGACCAGCGGCCGGTGCCGTTCGAGCGGATGATCTTCATCGGCGACGGCGACACCGACGTGCCGACCATGAAGATGATGCACACCAAGGGCGGCTTCTCGATCGCCGTCTATGATCCCCGCTCGAACGAGAAGGACCAGAAGAAGGTCTATTCCCTGATCTCGGAGGACCGGGTCAATTTCGTCGCCGCCGCCGACTATCGCGAGGGCTCGGCCCTGGATTTGATCGTCAAGGGGCTGGTCGGGCGTATCGCCATCAACGCCGGCGCCATGCCGGCGGGTATGGAGGCCTAA
- the dut gene encoding dUTP diphosphatase, with protein sequence MTQTVAVQILRLPHAEGLPLPAYETAGSAGMDLRAAVPEDQPMTLAPGARALVPTGLKIALPLGFEAQVRARSGLALKHGIICPNAPGTIDSDYRGECGVILANIGPEPFVIRRGERIAQLVIAKHERADWVEVEELDETARGTGGFGSTGR encoded by the coding sequence ATGACCCAGACTGTCGCCGTCCAGATCCTGCGCCTGCCCCATGCCGAGGGCCTGCCCTTGCCGGCCTATGAAACCGCGGGCTCGGCCGGGATGGACCTGCGCGCGGCTGTGCCCGAAGACCAGCCGATGACCCTGGCGCCCGGCGCCCGCGCCCTGGTGCCCACGGGGCTGAAGATCGCCCTGCCGCTGGGGTTCGAGGCCCAGGTGCGGGCGCGCTCGGGTCTGGCGCTCAAGCATGGGATCATCTGCCCCAATGCGCCGGGCACCATCGACAGCGACTATCGCGGCGAGTGCGGCGTGATCCTGGCCAATATCGGCCCCGAGCCCTTCGTCATCCGTCGCGGCGAGCGCATCGCCCAGCTGGTGATCGCCAAGCACGAGCGCGCGGACTGGGTCGAGGTCGAGGAACTGGATGAGACGGCGCGAGGGACCGGCGGGTTCGGATCGACAGGGCGGTAG
- the coaBC gene encoding bifunctional phosphopantothenoylcysteine decarboxylase/phosphopantothenate--cysteine ligase CoaBC encodes MDSRPLSNRKILLIVGGGIAAYKALELVRLIAKAGGQTRVILTESGAEFVTPLSLAALSGHPVRSGLFHPDDETSMGHIELSRWADLVVVAPTTAGLIAKAANGLADDLASTTLIATDKRVLLAPAMNVRMWEHPAVQANMERLKTLPGYHGVAVVGPDDGEMACGEYGPGRMAEPAAILEAIIGLLAAGGARPLAGRRAVVTAGPTFEPIDPVRGLTNRSSGKQGYAIAAALVELGAEVTLVSGPTALGAPVGVTRIDVESALEMQAATQAALPADIAVLSAAVADWRVDTIAGGKIKKGPGGPPTLALIENPDILAGIAAPGPNRPKLVIGFAAETTELEANARAKLSRKGCDWIIGNDVSDDVFGSDGNAVLLVTADKTESWPRQSKTAIARAVAARIADHFKSAQ; translated from the coding sequence ATGGACAGTCGCCCCCTCTCGAACCGCAAAATCCTGCTGATCGTCGGCGGCGGCATCGCGGCCTATAAGGCGCTGGAGCTGGTGCGGCTGATCGCCAAGGCGGGCGGCCAGACGCGGGTGATCCTGACCGAATCCGGGGCCGAGTTCGTGACGCCCCTGTCGCTGGCGGCGCTGAGCGGCCATCCGGTGCGGTCGGGCCTGTTCCACCCCGACGACGAGACCAGCATGGGCCATATCGAGCTGTCGCGCTGGGCCGATCTGGTGGTGGTGGCGCCGACGACGGCGGGTCTGATCGCCAAGGCGGCGAACGGTTTAGCCGACGACCTGGCCTCGACCACATTGATCGCCACGGACAAGCGGGTGCTGCTGGCCCCGGCCATGAATGTGCGGATGTGGGAGCATCCGGCGGTTCAGGCCAATATGGAGCGGCTGAAGACCCTCCCCGGCTATCACGGTGTCGCGGTGGTGGGGCCGGACGACGGCGAGATGGCCTGCGGCGAATACGGACCCGGCCGGATGGCGGAACCGGCGGCCATCCTGGAGGCGATCATCGGCCTGCTGGCGGCCGGAGGGGCAAGGCCGCTGGCCGGTCGGCGCGCGGTGGTCACGGCCGGACCGACCTTTGAGCCCATCGACCCGGTGCGGGGCCTGACCAATCGCTCCAGCGGCAAACAGGGCTACGCCATCGCCGCCGCCCTGGTTGAGCTGGGGGCCGAGGTGACCCTGGTGTCCGGCCCGACGGCCCTGGGCGCGCCCGTGGGCGTGACGCGGATCGATGTGGAAAGCGCGCTGGAGATGCAGGCGGCGACCCAGGCCGCCTTGCCCGCCGACATCGCCGTGCTGTCGGCCGCCGTCGCCGACTGGCGCGTGGACACCATCGCCGGCGGCAAGATCAAGAAGGGTCCGGGCGGCCCGCCGACCCTGGCCCTGATCGAGAACCCCGACATCCTGGCCGGGATCGCCGCGCCGGGGCCGAACCGGCCGAAACTGGTGATCGGCTTCGCCGCCGAGACCACGGAGCTGGAGGCCAACGCCCGCGCCAAGCTGTCGCGCAAGGGCTGCGACTGGATCATCGGCAATGACGTGTCCGACGACGTCTTCGGCTCGGACGGCAACGCCGTGCTGCTGGTCACCGCCGACAAGACTGAAAGCTGGCCGCGCCAGTCCAAGACCGCCATCGCCCGGGCCGTCGCCGCCCGTATCGCCGACCATTTCAAGAGCGCCCAATGA
- a CDS encoding DMT family transporter, producing MKARTSVENIAGGIALRIAAAGAFSIMTATLKLASFDGVVAAEMLFYRAFFGLPVVLIWVLTQPGGLAGLTTRRPWALAGRSALGIVSILCLFQTLTLLPLADATTLSFTAPIFATLLSFLILKEAVGPRRWAAVAVGFIGVVVVMRPLALISGDGGDQAIPLVGIGFALAGALLTAGVTITLRQLRDTEHVAAIVFWFFAASSVVGAILLIFVGKMHSPATFGLLIGSGIAGGLAQLFMTASLRAAPVAVVAPFDYLQIVGAVVFGWWLMHATPSATTLAGAALIAASGLYTAWREHVRRKDSLMQTTAPLV from the coding sequence ATGAAGGCCCGGACCAGCGTCGAAAACATCGCCGGCGGCATCGCGCTCCGGATCGCGGCCGCAGGCGCCTTTTCGATCATGACGGCGACGCTGAAACTGGCCTCGTTCGACGGGGTGGTCGCCGCCGAAATGCTGTTCTACCGCGCCTTTTTCGGCCTGCCCGTGGTGCTGATCTGGGTCTTGACCCAGCCCGGCGGCCTGGCCGGCCTGACCACCCGCCGCCCCTGGGCTCTGGCGGGGCGCAGCGCCCTGGGCATCGTCTCCATTCTTTGTCTGTTCCAGACCCTGACCCTGCTGCCGCTCGCCGACGCCACGACGCTCAGCTTCACCGCCCCCATCTTCGCCACCCTGTTGTCCTTCCTGATCCTTAAGGAGGCGGTGGGGCCGCGCCGCTGGGCCGCTGTGGCGGTCGGCTTCATCGGGGTGGTCGTGGTCATGCGGCCCCTGGCCCTGATCTCCGGAGACGGGGGAGACCAGGCCATACCCCTGGTCGGGATCGGCTTCGCCCTGGCCGGCGCCCTGCTGACGGCGGGCGTGACCATCACCCTGCGCCAGCTGCGCGACACCGAACATGTCGCCGCCATCGTCTTCTGGTTCTTCGCCGCCTCCTCCGTCGTCGGGGCCATCCTGCTGATCTTCGTCGGCAAGATGCACAGCCCCGCCACCTTCGGCCTGCTGATCGGATCGGGCATTGCGGGGGGGCTGGCGCAGCTGTTCATGACGGCTTCGCTGCGCGCCGCCCCGGTCGCGGTCGTCGCCCCCTTCGACTATCTCCAGATCGTCGGCGCCGTGGTCTTCGGCTGGTGGCTGATGCACGCCACCCCCAGCGCCACCACCTTAGCCGGCGCCGCCCTCATCGCCGCCAGCGGCCTCTACACCGCCTGGCGCGAACACGTCCGCCGCAAGGACAGCCTGATGCAGACGACCGCGCCGCTGGTTTGA